The genomic stretch CACCCGCCGTACGCCGACCTGCCCGGCGATCGCGGCGGCGGTGCGCGCGTTGTCGCCGGTGAGGATGACGGTCTCGATGCCGAGGTGGTGCAGGGCGGCGATGGCCTGTGCGGAGTCGTCCTTGACGGTGTCGGCGACCGCCAGGACGCCCGCCGGGCGTCCGTCGACGGCAGCCAGGATGGGCGTCCTGCCCTGTGCGGAGAACTCCGCGGCCTCCTCGGTCTGCCCCGAGGTGTCTGTACCGACGTCCGCGAGCAGCCGAGCCGTGCCGACGAGCACGGCCCGGCCGTCCACGGTGGCCTGCACCCCCTTGCCGGTGACGGAGTCGAAGGCCGATGCGGAAGGGACGGCCAGACCACGGGCCCGGGCGCCTTCGTTGATCGCGCCGGCGAGCGGGTGCTCGCTGTCGGCCTCGGCGGCGGCCACGAGCCGCAGCAGCTCGTGCTCGGTGAAGCCGTCCGCGGGCCGGATGTCGGTCAGGACCGGCCTGCCCTCGGTGACGGTGCCCGTCTTGTCCAGCACGACCGTGTCCAGCTTGTGCGCGGTCTCCAGGGCCTCGGCGGACCGGATGAGGACGCCGGCCTGGGCGCCCTTGCCGGTACCGACCATCACGGACAGCGGCGTTGCCAGTCCCAGCGCGCACGGGCAGGCGATGATCAGCACGGCCACGGCGGAGACCAGCGCCAGCGTCAGCGCGGGGGACGGGCCGACCGTGTACCAGAGGGCGAAGGTCGCGATGGCGACGGTGATGACGACGGGCACGAAGTACCCGGAGATCGCGTCGGCCAGCCGCTGGATCGGCGCTTTGGACGCCTGCGCCTGCTGCACCAGCCGGATGATCTGGGCGAGCATCGTGTCCGCGCCGACCTTGGCCGCTCGCACCCGCAGGGAGCCGGTGGTGTTCACGGTGGCGCCGATGACGGTGTCCCCGGCGCGCTTGGTGGCGGGCATCGGTTCGCCGGTGACCATCGACTCGTCGACCGCAGAGGCCCCGGAGAGAACCTCGGCGTCGACAGGGATCTTCTCGCCGGGCCGGATGACGATCTCGTCACCCACCACGACCTCGTCGACCGGGACTTCGGTCTCCGTCCCGGCCCGTACGACCCGGGCGGTACGGGCCTGTAGCCCCAGCAGCGCCCGGATCGCCTCACCGGTACCGGCCTTGGCGCGGGCCTCCAGCAGCCGACCGAGCAGGATCAGGGTGAGGATGACGCCGACGGCCTCGAAGTAGACCTCGCGGACATCCTCCGGCAGCAGCGAGGGGGCGAGCGTCACCAGCAGGCTGTAGCCGTAGGCCGCCGAAGTGCCCAGTGTGATCAGGGAGTTCATGTCGGCGCCGCGGTGGCGCAGGGTGAGCCAGCCGATGCGGTGGATCGGCCATCCCGTGTAGAACATCACGGGGGTGATCAGGGCCAGCTGGAGCCAGTGGTTCAGCGTCCAGCCCGGCACCCAGTCGGCGCCGAACAGCTCGTGCGCCATGACCACGAACAGCACGGGCAGCGTCAGCACAGCGCCCAGGGCGACCCGGTGGCCCAGGTCCGTGATCTCCGCACGGCGCTCGGCAACCTCCGCCGCCTCGGCGTCGGCGGCAGAGGCGTGGCCGTCCCGGACTCCGCGGCCCTCCCCTTGGTCGACGACCGCGGGCCGCTCGCCGCCCGGTCCGTCCTCGGAGTCCTCACCCGGGTCGACGACGAGCGTCCCGTGGATCATGTTCATCCCGCACGCGAACCCGTACGACCCCGCCCGCTCCGGACGCAGCCGCACGGTGGTGCGCTGGTGCGCCGGCAGTCCGGCGCTGACACGCAGGTCGGGGAAGACGACCCGGTTGGTGCACTCGCCCGTTTCCTGCCGGTCGAAGACGATCTCCACCGGCACACCCTGTCGCACTCGGATCACATCGGGGCTGTATCCGCCGCGCACCGTGACCTCGACCCGCTGCACCCCGTCCTCGATCCGGGCGGTGCGGGCGCGACGCGGACCGAAGAAGAACCAGCCCAGCGCGACGACGAGTACGGCGGCCAGGGTCACCACGACGATGTCGGCGGTCTCCATGACAGGCCTTCTCTCTGTCCGGCTGCTTCCCAGAGTCCAGCCGGGTACCCCTACGGGGTAAGGGCCCAACGGCCCAGGCATCGTGGCCTCATCGGCCCACGACTCGCTACGGCGCGGGGGGCGACGGTGAAGTCGAGGCATCGGGACGACGCGGCGCCGGACCGCGTCTCCCACAGCTCGCGAGGAAGCGGGTGACTGCGATGTTCTGGTACGACCACGATCCCAGCGGATGGGGCTGGTTCGCCATGTCGGCCGGCATGGTCCTCTTCTGGGCGTTGATCATCAC from Streptomyces davaonensis JCM 4913 encodes the following:
- a CDS encoding heavy metal translocating P-type ATPase; this translates as METADIVVVTLAAVLVVALGWFFFGPRRARTARIEDGVQRVEVTVRGGYSPDVIRVRQGVPVEIVFDRQETGECTNRVVFPDLRVSAGLPAHQRTTVRLRPERAGSYGFACGMNMIHGTLVVDPGEDSEDGPGGERPAVVDQGEGRGVRDGHASAADAEAAEVAERRAEITDLGHRVALGAVLTLPVLFVVMAHELFGADWVPGWTLNHWLQLALITPVMFYTGWPIHRIGWLTLRHRGADMNSLITLGTSAAYGYSLLVTLAPSLLPEDVREVYFEAVGVILTLILLGRLLEARAKAGTGEAIRALLGLQARTARVVRAGTETEVPVDEVVVGDEIVIRPGEKIPVDAEVLSGASAVDESMVTGEPMPATKRAGDTVIGATVNTTGSLRVRAAKVGADTMLAQIIRLVQQAQASKAPIQRLADAISGYFVPVVITVAIATFALWYTVGPSPALTLALVSAVAVLIIACPCALGLATPLSVMVGTGKGAQAGVLIRSAEALETAHKLDTVVLDKTGTVTEGRPVLTDIRPADGFTEHELLRLVAAAEADSEHPLAGAINEGARARGLAVPSASAFDSVTGKGVQATVDGRAVLVGTARLLADVGTDTSGQTEEAAEFSAQGRTPILAAVDGRPAGVLAVADTVKDDSAQAIAALHHLGIETVILTGDNARTAAAIAGQVGVRRVLAEVLPEHKADEIRRLQGEGRTVGMVGDGINDAPALAQADVGLAIGTGTDVAIEASDITLISGSRTGVVTAIRLSRATMRNIKQNLFFALVYNAVGIPVAAGALYPLWGLRLSPIIAAAAMALSSLSVVTNASRLRRWHPAPLPEAEVGVVRPTVEFAADRTAHEGTVTDPVCGMRIDRASAPEHRDTPDGTLHFCSARCAAAYDADPASYGAAPAGHGGRDDRRSQGG